The Erigeron canadensis isolate Cc75 chromosome 4, C_canadensis_v1, whole genome shotgun sequence genome window below encodes:
- the LOC122596996 gene encoding ankyrin repeat-containing protein ITN1-like, translating to MNEIGKHGMVEGVPMKRFEMEDKCVPYLKGKQQKSAHKPKQENSIASPFELLHMDLFCPVNARSIGMAHEIAIKHKRLIHEKDEGEMTPLQLLSCRQLNLFPKRYITRKIYNLIDPNVEDTSRMLSFLKKMRKNKFRYEWGMKLIKLLVKEDTSWENTEERVGKHRVKFHEHGKKTSTIQAEKTTSIEVGIRLPHTPLLLATKHGCTEIVEEILQQYPQAIEHIDQDSRNILHVAIMNRNHEVFELLMNKKYTTERLRGKIDNDANTLLHMVAKEILDVDAELRGPAFVLQDNIRMFKKVEGICTTLDRMKRNSKSKTAEEVFNEHYNQLRADAKEWMLENSKNYTVVAVLIATVAFAAAYTVPGGLDPNTGQPVLKKTTFFFYFTVADVVSLSATLTSVIMFLNIIILSYRFKDFEKSLICKMNSGHTMLMISVAMLMVEFAVTLILTITSGREWTAITLYAVSFFPVHVFIFSYFEFQKIQLLSPLRKSKHII from the exons atgaatgagaTTGGGAAACATGGTATGGTTGAaggtgttcccatgaaacggtttgaaatggaagacaaatgtgtaccttatCTGAAAGggaaacagcaaaagtctgcccaTAAACCGAAGCAAGAAAATTCTATAGCCAGCCCATTTGagctacttcacatggatttattttgtCCAGTGAATgcaagaagtatcg GGATGGCGCATGAGATAGCGATCAAGCATAAACGTTTAATTCATGAAAAGGATGAAGGCGAGATGACCCCCCTTCAACTTCTTTCATGCCGTCAACTGAATCTTTTTCCCAAACGATACATCACTCGCAAGATATATAATT TAATTGACCCAAATGTGGAAGACACTAGCCGGATGTtgtcatttctaaaaaaaatgcgCAAAAACAAGTTTCGATATGAATGGGGAATGAAACTAATAAAGTTGCTGGTAAAAGAAGACACATCATGGGAAAATACTGAAGAAAGGGTTGGAAAGCACAGAGTCAAGTTCCATGAACATGGAAAGAAAACATCCACAATTCAAGCAGAAAAAACAACATCGATTGAAGTCGGAATTCGATTGCCTCATACGCCGTTACTGTTAGCAACTAAACATGGGTGTACGGAGATTGTTGAGGAGATACTCCAACAGTATCCTCAGGCAATAGAACATATTGACCAAGACAGTCGCAATATTTTACATGTAGCAATCATGAACCGTAACCATGAAGTTTttgaattgttgatgaataAGAAGTATACGACAGAGAGATTGAGGGGGAAGATCGATAACGATGCAAATACATTGTTGCATATGGTTGCTAAAGAGATACTAGATGTTGATGCAGAGTTAAGAGGACCTGCATTCGTTCTTCAAGATAATATCCGTATGTTTAAG AAAGTGGAAGGCATATGTACAACCTTGGATAGAATGAAACGTAACTCCAAATCAAAGACTGCCGAGGAAGTCTTTAATGAGCATTACAATCAACTCCGCGCAGACGCCAAAGAGTGGATGCTTGAGAACTCGAAAAACTACACAGTTGTGGCAGTGTTGATTGCGACTGTTGCCTTTGCTGCTGCGTACACAGTACCAGGAGGTCTAGATCCTAACACGGGTCAACCAGTTCTCAAGAAAACAacgttttttttctattttacgGTGGCGGATGTAGTGTCGCTCTCTGCAACTCTGACATCGGTCATCATGTTTctcaatataattatattatcgTATAGGTTTAAGGATTTTGAGAAATCTCTTATTTGTAAGATGAATTCAGGACATACGATGTTGATGATCTCTGTCGCAATGTTGATGGTGGAATTTGCAGTGACACTTATTCTAACCATAACTAGTGGCAGAGAATGGACTGCCATCACCTTGTATGCGGTCTCCTTCTTCCCGGTACATGTTTTCATATTCTCGTATTTTGAGtttcagaagatacaacttttgTCTCCCCTTCGGAAATCCAAACATATAATATGA